In Colletotrichum destructivum chromosome 8, complete sequence, the following proteins share a genomic window:
- a CDS encoding Putative cytochrome P450, Wax synthase domain, cytochrome P450 superfamily, whose translation MSASYFSDGALATGAAQIAFLAAFLSIIILIPTQKDTARLMGVLILALLTYGLQIAVCGWCANPHWRSAAVPLFWIQFMSASELILVRKWAGTERSDAATKETAENASSLPSQVRRSLSLLWSLRRIGTEWQVKHTPGNGALQSGGTHDRLSFISKRLITTLAAYLVLSTMSQAPSPDPSLISSRKQALLQGVVDLSPDDVTFRIIGTISFWICTALINLVMYNSACLAFAFLGLSDPDDCPPLYGSLISSYSIRRFWGVTWHQCLRSGLAGHADMIANLAFPFRQRMVSRYLRLFIAFLLSGMIHHSSDIAMGIAPQEAGSLRFFLLQPVGIILEDSIQGVACRWPALQLPHTFKVSLGYLWTLAFLAWSTPTWFYPQQRLGIDSSGLLPFHPILQLITILFTSPITTLIARSSFNYIYRLNMAEKIGFEIIKPVAVLLSPAFTAVVVTCTFLYYIYLKGLPKPLAGIPYNESAVGKFMGDLSEFQHARTHGEGFTVWMRDLASRHNSPLVQVFLGPFSAPALVLFDYRESYDIVARRTKEFDRCQRDAETMATILPEHHLSMMSADPRFKGNKELVKDLMTPWFLHESSAPEIHKNAISLVQLWNLKAKWALDHPFDAHRDLQNSALDIIMAAAFGQADGNSVLWQHITQEAGHRPVTVPSNQVEPVIFRNLGLPADYQATVDITHFMGRVVTSPFPTQQAWLLKKFTKVGNVFTAKDQFIKSQIQKAVSRLDGNVSAKDKVAKSALDYIVLREVAAANKAGCKPTLDSKRIEDEKKVENGGLTFEKLLGYLVAGHETSASILSWTVKFLADNQKHQDTLRKHIQAVYANAFLERRPPNEVELTKMSAPYLDAFLEEVLRLARTASILTRQAIADTTILGHFVPKGTNLFLFTQGASYVKPALDVDENSRSKTSQGARMVREWPVNDVGEFRPERWLVSRSGKEVLDEELLHSTQDWALFGFEFNPQAGPMLTFGGGPRGCFGKRLAYMELRMVVALLVWNFQFKPCADELSTYDLRETITVEPKSCFVRLQKLE comes from the exons ATGTCGGCCTCCTACTTTTCCGATGGTGCGCTGGCAACTGGAGCAGCACAAATTGCTTTCTTGGCAGCTTTCCtatccatcatcatcttgATACCTACGCAGAAAGACACGGCGCGTCTGATGGGCGTGCTCATTCTCGCTCTCTTGACCTATGGTCTTCAAATCGCAGTCTGCGGGTGGTGCGCAAATCCCCACTGGCGCTCGGCGGCTGTACCTCTCTTCTGGATCCAGTTCATGAGTGCTTCAGAGTTGATCCTGGTCAGAAAATGGGCCGGCACGGAGCGTTCTGATGCTGCAACGAAAGAAACGGCCGAGAACGCCTCATCTCTCCCTTCCCAAGTCCGCAGATCCCTGTCCCTGCTCTGGAGCCTGAGACGAATCGGCACGGAGTGGCAGGTTAAACATACTCCTGGAAACGGGGCTTTGCAGTCCGGGGGGACACATGACCGGCTTTCTTTCATCTCAAAGCGGCTGATTACGACGTTGGCAGCATACCTAGTCCTGAGCACCATGTCGCAGGCCCCATCTCCGGACCCGAGTCTCATCAGCTCTCGAAAACAAGCGCTTCTGCAGGGTGTTGTGGATCTGTCACCAGACGACGTGACATTCCGCATAATCGGGACGATATCGTTTTGGATATGCACCGCCCTCATTAATCTGGTCATGTACAACAGCGCCTGTCTCGCCTTCGCATTCCTCGGACTGAGCGACCCGGACGACTGCCCTCCACTTTATGGATCATTGATCTCGTCATACAGTATTCGGCGATTTTGGGG AGTCACATGGCATCAATGCCTTCGCAGTGGACTCGCTGGACACGCTGACATGATTGCGAATCTTGCCTTTCCATTCCGGCAACGAATGGTCTCCCGATACCTGCGTCTGTTCATCGCATTCCTCCTCTCTGGTATGATACACCACAGTTCCGACATTGCGATGGGTATCGCGCCGCAAGAAGCCGGCTCTTTACGCTTTTTCCTGCTCCAGCCCGTTGGCATCATTTTGGAAGATTCGATCCAAGGTGTTGCCTGTCGATGGCCGGCCTTGCAACTCCCGCACACCTTCAAGGTTTCTCTCGGGTACTTATGGACCTTGGCATTCCTAGCTTGGTCCACTCCAACGTGGTTCTACCCACAGCAAAGGCTTGGAATCGACTCGTCTGGACTTTTGCCTTTTCATCCCATTCT TCAGCTAATTACCATTCTTTTCACTTCACCTATCACTACCCTCATCGCCAGAAGCAGCTTCAATTACATTTACAGACTCAACATGGCTGAAAAAATCGGTTTCGAGATAATTAAGCCGGTAGCTGTGCTTCTGTCGCCAGCTTTCACCGCCGTAGTTGTCACTTGCACATTTCTATATTACATATACCTAAAGGGGCTCCCCAAACCTCTTGCAGGCATTCCTTACAACGAAAGTGCTGTAGGCAAGTTCATGGGCGATCTCTCTGAATTCCAACATGCTAGGACACATGGGGAGGGCTTTACTGTATGGATGCGTGATCTAGCCTCACGGCACAACTCCCCGCTGGTTCAAGTGTTTCTAGGCCCCTTTTCAGCACCGGCTCTCGTATTGTTCGACTATCGCGAGAGCTACGACATCGTCGCGCGAAGAACCAAAGAGTTTGACCGTTGCCAGAGGGACGCGGAAACGATGGCAACCATTCTGCCTGAGCATCATCTCTCCATGATGTCGGCTGATCCGAGATTCAAAGGAAACAAGGAGCTGGTCAAAGACTTGATGACGCCTTGGTTTTTGCACGAG AGTTCTGCGCCGGAAATTCACAAAAACGCCATCTCTCTTGTTCAGTTGTGGAACCTCAAAGCCAAGTGGGCACTCGACCATCCATTCGATGCCCACCGCGACCTGCAAAATTCGGCTTTGGACATCATTATGGCGGCTGCCTTTGGGCAGGCTGATGGCAACAGTGTCCTATGGCAGCATATCACCCAGGAAGCGGGCCACAGACCTGTGACTGTGCCATCAAACCAAGTAGAGCCAGTGATTTTTCGAAATCTCGGACTACCGGCGGACTACCAAGCAACGGTTGACATTACCCACTTCATGGGCCGAGTTGTCACTTCGCCTTTTCCGACTCAACAAGCCTGGTTGTTGAAGAAGTTTACCAAAGTAGGAAACGTCTTTACGGCAAAGGaccagttcatcaagagTCAAATTCAGAAGGCAGTCTCTAGGTTGGACGGCAATGTGTCTGCAAAGGATAAGGTTGCAAAGTCAGCTTTGGATTACATTGTTCTGCGGGAGGTTGCTGCCGCCAACAAAGCTGGATGCAAGCCAACGCTTGATTCCAAAAGAATTGAGGATGAG AAAAAGGTGGAAAATGGAGGGCTGACGTTCGAAAAGCTCCTCGGGTACCTAGTTGCAGGACATGAAACATCTGCTTCTATTCTGTCGTGGACGGTCAAGTTTCTAGCCGACAACCAAAAGCACCAAGATACACTGCGGAAACATATTCAAGCAGTTTATGCTAACGCTTTTCTTGAGAGGAGACCTCCAAACGAGGTAGAGCTCACAAAAATGTCTGCTCCCTACCTAGACGCTTTCCTCGAAGAGGTCTTGCGACTTGCGCGTACGGCTTCTATCTTGACCCGCCAGGCCATAGCTGACACGACGATTCTGGGACATTTCGTGCCGAAGGGCACTaacctcttcctcttcacgCAAGGAGCAAGCTATGTCAAGCCTGCGCTAGACGTAGATGAGAACAGTCGGAGCAAAACGTCACAGGGAGCTAGAATGGTGCGAGAATGGCCTGTAAATGACGTGGGTGAGTTCAGACCGGAACGCTGGCTAGTGTCTAGATCAGGCAAGGAGGTTCTGGATGAAGAGCTTCTCCATTCGACGCAGGATTGGGCGCTTTTTGGCTTCGAATTCAACCCGCAAGCTGGGCCAATGCTGACCTTCGGCGGTGGACCGAGAGGCTGCTTTGGAAAACGTCTCGCTTACATGGAGTTAAGAATGGTTGTTGCGCTACTTGTTTGGAATTTCCAATTCAAGCCGTGCGCTGATGAGCTTAGCACCTATGACTTGCGCGAAACCATCACAGTTGAGCCAAAATCATGTTTTGTAAGGCTTCAGAAACTTGAGTAG
- a CDS encoding Putative sterol reductase, which yields MKSLEVPLSADSTFAIVKKGYTRSLIQPSILEASQHSTWGRSSSGSLMRSIGSVLLVLFAPTLVVCSYITLSAFHGSFYEFFFAALQDGFLSVVWSNRPRFSQEATGAFLLWVAFQGILFRYLPGPKHNGQRSPAGHLLTYRTNGLRAWFVTHALAVALCWYGVLDPAFIPKNWGGLVAVMNAAGMLLSALAFIKAHFRPSHADDRKFSGSIAYDFYMGIELNPRIWGDFDLKLFTNGRPGIIAWTLIDLSNIAYQYQTYGHVDTSIVYVTILHAIYVLDFFANESWYLRTIDIAHDHFGFYLAWGSFVWLPTMYTIQAQYLGLYPTPTSTVYQLAVFFIGVAGYIIFRSVNSQKDRVRRYNGRCFIWGKPAKYIVAAYKTSDGQSHKSLLLCSGWWGWSRHANYLGDLLLSSAMCALVGSSKILVWFYAIFMTILLVHRCKRDEARCSKKYGAVWDAYCREVPWRILPGVW from the exons ATGAAGTCACTCGAAGTTCCCTTATCCGCAGACTCTACCTTTGCGATCGTCAAGAAAGGATACACTCGATCTCTCATTCAGCCTTCCATCTTGGAAGCCTCACAACACTCGACATGGGGGCGCTCAAGTAGTGGGTCCTTAATGCGATCCATCGGCTCTGTTCTGCTGGTTCTTTTTGCTCCGACACTGGTCGTGTGTTCATACATAACGCTTTCCGCATTCCATGGCTCGTTTTACGAATTCTTTTTCGCAGCTCTCCAAGACGGATTCCTCTCTGTTGTGTGGTCGAATCGACCACGGTTCAGTCAAGAAGCGACTGGAGCCTTCCTTCTATGGGTTGCGTTCCAAGGCATCCTCTTTCGGTATCTTCCTGGGCCAAAACACAATGGGCAACGAAGCCCGGCTGGTCACCTATTAACCTATCGCACAAACGGATTGCGGGCTTGGTTCGTCACTCACGCTTTGGCTGTGGCTCTTTGCTGGTACGGCGTTCTAGACCCTGCTTTCATCCCAAAGAACTGGGGAGGTCTTGTCGCTGTGATGAATGCAGCTGGCATGCTGTTGTCGGCGTTAGCATTCATCAAGGCCCATTTTAGGCCAAGCCACGCAGACGATCGGAAGTTCAGCG GATCCATAGCGTATGACTTCTATATGGGCATCGAGCTAAACCCGAGAATTTGGGGAGACTTTGACCTTAAACTGTTTACCAACGGTAGACCTGGCATCATAGCATGGACGCTCAT AGATTTGTCCAACATCGCCTATCAATATCAAACATACGGCCATGTGGACACATCAATAGTGTACGTCACTATTTTGCACGCGATCTACGTCCTAGATTTCTTTGCGAATGAATCATGGTACCTACGTACCATTGATATAGCACATGACCATTTCGGTTTCTACCTAGCATGGGGTTCTTTCGTCTGGTTACCGACAATGTACACCATTCAGGCCCAGTACCTTGGGCTTTACCCGACACCAACGTCGACGGTTTATCAATTAGCAGTCTTCTTCATCGGAGTTGCTGGTTACATCATATTCCGTTCTGTAAACAGCCAGAAGGACAGAGTGCGTAGATACAACGGCCGGTGTTTTATCTGGGGAAAGCCGGCAAAGTACATTGTCGCAGCGTACAAGACGTCAGACGGCCAAAGTCACAAAAGCCTTCTTCTTTGCAGCGGGTGGTGGGGTTGGTCGCGGCATGCCAACTACCTGGGAGATCTGCTTCTGAGCAGTGCCATGTGTGCCCTTGTGGGGTCTTCCAAGATTTTGGTCTGGTTTTACGCGATTTTCATGACGATCCTGCTGGTCCATAGGTGCAAACGGGACGAGGCGAGGTGCTCCAAGAAGTATGGGGCGGTGTGGGACGCGTACTGTCGAGAGGTTCCGTGGCGGATTCTTCCTGGTGTCTGGTAG
- a CDS encoding Putative short-chain dehydrogenase/reductase SDR, NAD(P)-binding domain superfamily, whose amino-acid sequence MTIIPWITAKPAFDQSKDMPNLEGKVIFVTGGTNGLGKQAVLEFARHKPAQLWLAARNPTVAEQTIQEIRMEVPDAPIQYVQLDLASFASIRSAFNTFQEKSKRLDILMLNAGITAAPCGLTDDGYEIQFGTNYLGGVLLTKLLLPTLLATTKKPSADTRVVFLGSEAASMAPSEGILFDSLKTEIEKEGAWVKYGQSKLAVILYARELARRNPELKVSAVHPGFVDTNWAESWKSSSFFLRALYPLMRMASIGVEDGVRNQLWASVSPDVISGTYYVPVGQPGHKDGVLVNNALGARLWEWTEAELEGLH is encoded by the coding sequence ATGACTATCATTCCATGGATTACGGCGAAGCCAGCATTTGACCAATCAAAGGATATGCCTAATCTTGAAGGCAAGGTCATTTTCGTCACTGGTGGGACCAACGGGCTGGGCAAACAGGCCGTCCTGGAATTCGCCCGCCACAAACCGGCGCAGCTCTGGCTCGCAGCACGAAACCCCACCGTCGCAGAGCAAACGATCCAAGAAATTCGAATGGAAGTACCAGATGCGCCTATACAATACGTTCAACTTGACCTAGCGTCTTTTGCCTCCATCCGGAGCGCCTTTAACACATTTCAAGAGAAGTCGAAACGACTCGACATCCTCATGCTCAATGCCGGCATCACTGCGGCGCCATGTGGGTTGACTGACGATGGCTACGAGATCCAATTCGGTACCAACTACCTCGGGGGCGTGCTTCTTACCAAGCTTTTACTGCCAACCCTGCTCGCTACCACCAAGAAGCCTAGCGCAGATACACGTGTTGTCTTCCTCGGGTCTGAAGCAGCCTCAATGGCCCCTTCAGAGGGCATTCTCTTCGACTCACTCAAAACAGAGATTGAGAAAGAGGGTGCATGGGTCAAATACGGCCAAAGTAAACTTGCGGTCATCCTGTATGCGCGTGAGCTAGCGCGTCGAAACCCCGAGCTCAAAGTCTCCGCCGTTCACCCCGGTTTCGTGGACACCAATTGGGCAGAGTCATGGAAAAGTTCAAGCTTCTTCCTTCGGGCTCTGTATCCACTCATGAGGATGGCGTCGATTGGGGTGGAGGACGGAGTACGGAATCAACTGTGGGCGTCGGTATCCCCAGATGTAATAAGCGGAACTTACTACGTGCCAGTTGGGCAGCCTGGGCATAAAGATGGAGTATTGGTGAACAATGCACTTGGAGCTAGATTGTGGGAATGGACAGAGGCGGAGCTAGAGGGTTTGCATTGA
- a CDS encoding Putative membrane-associated, eicosanoid/glutathione metabolism (MAPEG) protein has product MPKTLFHVHHLFYVPAGNRHGNFSSPCAVTKMGLYPDLNEAHLSYYSVPVAYMLAFIPHVYANTIAGQNYDISEPRKLLETVAKGENQEKKVYQRICRAKAAHDNAIETIGLFAAGVAVANLANTDKKFVNTLSLGYLGLRALYTLVYVKLQDNRKWAPVRTLTWVASMGVIFALWIQAGNAMN; this is encoded by the exons ATGCCGAAAACACTCTTTCACGTGCACCACCTTTTCTACGTACCCGCCGGAAATCGACACGGAAATTTCAGCAGTCCTTGCGCAGTCACAAAAATGGGGCTATATCCGGACCTTAACGAGGCGCACCTCTCATACTACTCC GTGCCTGTCGCTTATATGCTTGCCTTCATCCCACACGTTTACGCCAACACCATTGCGGGCCAGAATTATGATATAAGCGAGCCACGAAAACTCCTTGAGACTGTAGCGAAGGGTGAAAACCAGGAGAAGAAA GTCTATCAACGGATCTGCCGCGCCAAGGCAGCACATGACAACGCCATAGAGACGATCGGCCTCTTTGCCGCTGGCGTTGCAGTAGCCAATCTTGCAAATACGGACAAGAAGTTCGTGAATACGCTATCCCTGGGCTACCTAGGACTTAGAGCGTTATACACTCTTGTTTACGTGAAGCTTCAAGATAACCGGAAGTGGGCCCCGGTGAGAACTTTGACTTGGGTTGCGAGCATGGGTGTCATTTTTGCTCTTTGGATTCAGGCGGGGAATGCGATGAATTGA
- a CDS encoding Putative glyoxalase/Bleomycin resistance protein/Dihydroxybiphenyl dioxygenase, with amino-acid sequence MTSHSSQVDGIVKSPSKVGHVVFKTSNFRGMVDFYIKFLGCVVAFENEQLSILRFDDDDDHHRVAILYLPDLKPTDPQAVGLEHVAFSYSTLPDLLAAYQKHKNNGISPFWCVNHGPTTSMYYKDPDGNGVELLVDNFDTIREANEFMASRLFAENPIGTEFDPQDLVQRMELGESESSLKKRVEIGPRKALGC; translated from the coding sequence ATGACCTCACATTCCAGCCAGGTAGACGGGATTGTCAAAAGTCCATCGAAGGTGGGGCACGTTGTGTTCAAGACGAGCAACTTTCGCGGGATGGTAGACTTCTACATCAAATTTCTGGGATGCGTCGTGGCCTTTGAGAATGAACAGCTCTCTATTCTTCGAtttgacgatgacgacgatcACCACCGGGTTGCCATCCTGTATCTTCCAGACCTCAAGCCCACCGACCCACAGGCAGTCGGGCTGGAACATGTCGCATTCTCTTATTCCACGCTACCGGACCTCCTCGCTGCTTATCAAAAGCACAAGAACAACGGTATCTCTCCGTTCTGGTGTGTCAACCACGGTCCCACAACCAGCATGTACTACAAAGACCCCGATGGAAATGGAGTCGAGCTGCTTGTCGATAACTTCGACACGATACGGGAAGCCAACGAGTTCATGGCTTCTCGACTTTTTGCGGAGAATCCCATCGGCACAGAATTTGATCCTCAAGATCTAGTTCAGCGAATGGAACTaggagagagcgagagttcgttgaagaagagagtGGAGATCGGACCTCGTAAGGCATTGGGTTGCTAA
- a CDS encoding Putative alpha/beta hydrolase-1, serine aminopeptidase, S33: MDNISLIAFTAFTTLCFLLIAYYSLHPIDPQITPSPLHIIASLPEEEIRKLPYQPDFFPGARDVETEYGSIRVYEWGPETGPKVVLIHGMSTCTMTLGPIAEALVSRGCRVLLFDLFGRGYSDGVGDLPYDIRLYTTQVLLVLASSPLSWTGSDSLRVIGYSLGGAIAASFTVNFPHMVSSLILLAPAGLIRPTDLGLTFWFLFKSGLVPKRVLHALMRGQLRSTTNSGRTKDQRCFHQKNNEKPTDLGTASPGVNKQSLQERTAAYMPWIVAHHRGFVPAFTSCARFSPLTNQQRVWRALGKRKMGSTAVIIGDADEFVNAAWYEKNGLPLLGGKEHVVWKVLPGSHDFVMTAPELIMREIDVLWGLHA; the protein is encoded by the exons ATGGACAACATTTCATTGATTGCATTCACGGCCTTTACAACACTTTGCTTCCTTCTCATTGCTTATTACAGTCTGCATCCAATTGATCCGCAAatcaccccctcccctcttcaTATCATTGCTTCTCTCCCCGAAGAAGAGATTCGAAAGCTACCCTACCAACCCGACTTTTTTCCAGGTGCCCGCGACGTTGAAACCGAA TACGGCTCCATCCGCGTCTACGAATGGGGACCAGAGACAGGGCCAAAAGTCGTTCTAATTCATGGCATGTCCACTTGTACAATGACCCTGGGGCCTATAGCTGAAGCTCTAGTCTCACGAGGTTGTCGGGTTTTACTTTTCGACCTCTTTGGTCGGGGGTATTcagatggcgtcggcgaccttCCTTACGACATCCGCCTTTACACGACTCAGGTTCTGCTCGTGCTGGCTTCTTCTCCACTTTCATGGACAGGTTCCGACTCTCTAAGAGTGATTGGTTATTCACTCGGTGGAGCTATCGCTGCCTCTTTTACCGTAAACTTTCCTCACATGGTCTCAAGCCTGATTCTGCTCGCTCCAGCTGGACTCATCCGACCAACCGATTTAGGCTTGACTTTCTGGTTCTTATTCAAGTCAGGTCTCGTACCAAAGCGTGTATTGCATGCCTTGATGCGCGGTCAATTGCGAAGCACTACAAACAGCGGTCGGACAAAAGATCAACGTTGCTTCCATCAGAAGAATAATGAAAAACCTACCGATCTCGGGACCGCTAGTCCAGGCGTCAATAAGCAATCACTTCAAGAGCGAACGGCCGCGTACATGCCATGGATAGTGGCGCATCACCGTGGCTTCGTCCCCGCCTTTACGTCCTGTGCGCGGttctcgccgttgacgaatCAGCAGCGGGTCTGGCGTGCGCTAGGGAAGCGAAAGATGGGCAGCACAGCGGTGATAATTGGTGATGCAGACGAGTTTGTCAACGCTGCATGGTACGAAAAGAATGGGCTGCCACTACTCGGAGGCAAAGAGCATGTAGTGTGGAAGGTCTTGCCTGGCAGCCACGACTTTGTGATGACCGCGCCAGAGCTAATCATGCGTGAGATCGATGTGCTCTGGGGGTTGCATGCCTAG